A section of the Castanea sativa cultivar Marrone di Chiusa Pesio chromosome 12, ASM4071231v1 genome encodes:
- the LOC142619336 gene encoding heterogeneous nuclear ribonucleoprotein 1-like, whose product MYDQNTQRPRGFGFITFDTEDAVDRVLHKTFHDLNGKSVEVKRALPKDANPGGGGRSGGYQGYGASGANTNTFDGRTDGSRYMQPQTAAGGFPPYSGYGGAGYGYGAANSGVGYGGYGSYDVSGYGTANTGFGGPMGAYGNPNAPNAGYGTGGPGAVKNTWTNQTPSGYGTSGYGGSADYGTAAWNAPGSGGAVSAPRGQSPSAASGYGNQGYGYGKYGGSDGANSGGYGATGGRAGSAPSSNAGGGASGGEQHGMGGGYMGSGYGDTNGNSGYSNAAWRSDPSQATGGYGGGYGAAQSRQT is encoded by the coding sequence ATGTATGACCAGAACACTCAACGCCCTCGTGGTTTTGGTTTCATAACCTTTGACACTGAGGATGCAGTTGATAGAGTTCTTCATAAGACCTTCCATGACTTGAATGGTAAATCAGTCGAGGTAAAACGAGCCCTTCCCAAAGATGCAAATCCAGGTGGTGGGGGCCGTAGTGGGGGCTATCAAGGTTATGGGGCCTCTGGTGCAAATACAAATACATTTGATGGTCGAACAGATGGAAGTAGATATATGCAGCCTCAAACTGCTGCAGGTGGTTTCCCGCCATATTCTGGCTATGGTGGAGCAGGTTATGGTTATGGAGCTGCTAATAGTGGAGTCGGTTATGGTGGTTATGGCAGTTATGATGTTAGTGGTTATGGAACTGCAAATACTGGATTTGGCGGTCCCATGGGAGCATATGGAAACCCAAATGCTCCTAATGCTGGTTATGGAACTGGGGGGCCAGGCGCAGTAAAAAATACTTGGACAAACCAAACTCCTTCTGGGTATGGCACATCAGGCTATGGTGGAAGTGCTGATTATGGAACTGCAGCCTGGAATGCTCCAGGTAGTGGTGGTGCTGTTTCTGCTCCAAGGGGTCAATCCCCAAGTGCAGCTTCTGGGTATGGGAATCAAGGCTATGGATATGGTAAGTATGGTGGAAGTGACGGTGCAAATTCTGGTGGGTATGGGGCTACAGGGGGTCGTGCTGGAAGTGCCCCAAGTAGCAATGCCGGTGGTGGTGCTAGTGGAGGAGAGCAACATGGAATGGGTGGTGGCTACATGGGAAGTGGCTATGGCGACACAAATGGAAATTCGGGGTACTCCAATGCAGCATGGAGATCTGACCCTTCACAAGCCACTGGGGGTTATGGTGGTGGATACGGTGCTGCTCAGTCCAGGCAGACTTAA